One window of Paludibacter propionicigenes WB4 genomic DNA carries:
- the bglX gene encoding beta-glucosidase BglX has product MPSGKALYFKNDPAMDRFITDLMAKMTLDEKIGQLNLPSSGDFVTGEAKNSDIGKKVEEGKVGGLFNIKGVAKIRDIQKVAVEKSRLKIPMIFGMDVVHGYETTFPIPLGLASSWDMNLIEQSAKIAAQEATADGICWTFSPMVDVSRDPRWGRVAEGSGEDVYLGSQIAKAMVHGYQGNSLADKNTMMSCVKHYALYGAVEAGRDYNTVDMGRLRMYNDYLPTYKAAVDAGVGSVMASFNEVDGIPATANRWLQTEVLRNQWGFGGFVVTDFTGINEIVNHGLGDLQHVSALALKAGIDMDMVGEGFLTTLKKSLNEGKITQADIDQAVRRILEAKYRLGLFSDPYKYCDLNRPKTEVYNQQNRSVARSIASQSVVLMKNANEVLPLKQTGTVAVIGPLGDNPENMPGTWSVAARHKEAISLLKGLKETMGDKVNFVYAKGSNFEYDAELESRSAMFGKNSYRDTRPVAEIIKEALEVAKKADVIVAALGEASEMSGECSSRSDISVPQSQKDLLVELKKLGKPIVLVLFTGRPLVLNQEKEIADAILNVWFPGSEAGYAISDVLFGKVNPSGKLPMTFPRSVGQVPLYYNYKSTGRPEKDEDKFEKFKSVYLDIPNSPLYPFGYGLSYTTFNYSDISLSSSKLQGNQTLKASVTLTNTGKYDGAEVVQLYIRDLVGSITRPIKELKGFQKIMLKVGESKTVTFDITPESLKFYNSDLKYDWESGDFEIKIGGNSNDLKTATINWTK; this is encoded by the coding sequence TTGCCATCGGGCAAAGCGCTTTATTTCAAAAATGATCCTGCCATGGATCGGTTTATAACTGATTTGATGGCTAAAATGACCCTCGATGAAAAAATAGGACAACTCAATCTGCCTTCTTCCGGCGATTTCGTTACCGGTGAGGCTAAGAACTCCGACATTGGTAAAAAAGTGGAAGAAGGAAAAGTAGGTGGATTGTTCAATATTAAAGGAGTAGCGAAAATTCGTGATATTCAAAAGGTGGCAGTTGAAAAAAGCCGCTTAAAAATTCCTATGATTTTTGGAATGGATGTAGTTCACGGATACGAAACCACCTTCCCTATTCCGTTGGGACTGGCTTCCTCGTGGGACATGAACCTGATTGAACAATCTGCCAAAATAGCAGCGCAGGAAGCAACTGCCGATGGTATCTGCTGGACATTTTCACCCATGGTTGATGTGTCACGCGATCCTCGTTGGGGACGCGTTGCCGAAGGTTCGGGCGAAGATGTATACCTTGGCTCTCAAATAGCCAAAGCGATGGTTCACGGTTATCAGGGCAATAGTCTGGCCGATAAAAACACCATGATGTCTTGCGTAAAACATTATGCTTTGTATGGGGCTGTTGAAGCCGGACGCGACTACAACACGGTTGACATGGGCCGACTGCGGATGTACAACGATTACCTTCCAACCTACAAAGCTGCCGTCGATGCAGGAGTTGGTAGTGTGATGGCATCGTTTAATGAAGTAGATGGGATTCCTGCAACGGCCAATCGTTGGCTTCAGACCGAAGTTCTTCGTAATCAATGGGGATTCGGCGGATTTGTTGTAACCGACTTTACAGGCATTAATGAGATCGTGAATCATGGACTTGGCGACCTTCAACATGTATCTGCTTTGGCTTTAAAAGCAGGAATTGATATGGACATGGTGGGCGAAGGGTTCCTGACTACGCTGAAGAAATCATTAAATGAAGGTAAAATTACTCAGGCTGACATTGATCAGGCTGTTCGCCGTATTCTGGAAGCAAAATATCGTCTGGGATTATTCAGCGATCCTTATAAATACTGCGATTTGAATCGTCCTAAAACAGAAGTTTATAATCAGCAAAACAGATCCGTGGCACGTTCCATTGCCAGCCAGTCTGTGGTATTGATGAAAAATGCCAATGAAGTTTTACCGTTGAAGCAAACAGGCACGGTAGCCGTAATCGGTCCGCTGGGAGATAATCCTGAAAACATGCCGGGAACCTGGAGTGTGGCCGCCAGACACAAAGAAGCTATCAGTCTGCTAAAAGGATTAAAAGAAACCATGGGCGATAAAGTAAACTTTGTGTACGCCAAAGGAAGTAATTTTGAATACGATGCAGAACTGGAATCGCGTTCTGCCATGTTTGGTAAAAACAGCTATCGCGATACTAGACCCGTAGCCGAAATTATCAAAGAAGCTCTGGAAGTAGCCAAAAAGGCCGATGTTATTGTTGCCGCCTTGGGAGAAGCTTCGGAAATGAGTGGCGAGTGCAGCTCCAGATCTGATATTAGTGTTCCCCAATCACAAAAAGATTTGTTGGTAGAACTAAAAAAATTAGGAAAACCCATTGTGTTGGTTCTCTTTACTGGACGTCCATTGGTTTTGAATCAGGAGAAAGAAATAGCCGATGCCATTCTGAATGTATGGTTCCCAGGCAGCGAAGCAGGTTATGCCATCTCGGATGTACTGTTCGGAAAGGTAAACCCATCGGGAAAACTTCCTATGACATTTCCACGCAGCGTAGGTCAGGTACCATTGTATTATAATTACAAATCGACAGGTCGCCCTGAAAAAGATGAAGATAAATTTGAAAAATTCAAATCGGTTTATTTGGATATTCCTAATTCACCTCTTTATCCGTTTGGTTACGGACTCAGCTATACTACGTTTAATTACAGCGATATAAGCTTGAGTTCTTCAAAACTACAGGGAAATCAAACACTCAAAGCCAGCGTAACCCTTACCAACACGGGAAAATATGATGGTGCAGAAGTCGTTCAGTTATACATCCGCGACCTGGTTGGAAGCATTACCCGCCCAATCAAAGAATTAAAAGGATTCCAGAAAATCATGCTCAAAGTAGGCGAAAGTAAAACAGTTACATTTGATATTACACCCGAAAGTTTGAAGTTCTACAACAGCGATTTAAAATACGACTGGGAAAGTGGTGATTTCGAAATTAAAATAGGTGGAAATTCCAATGATCTAAAAACCGCAACAATAAATTGGACTAAATAA
- the bglX gene encoding beta-glucosidase BglX: MKKTIPLLILTFICLSISGQKKANPELQADALIRQMTLDEKIGQLNQYSSDWESTGKITAEGDKETQIRQGKVGSMLNVTGVDKTRKLQELAMQSRLHIPMIFGLDVIHGFRTTFPIPLGETASWDLALIEKSARIAATEASAYGVQWTFAPMVDIARDPRWGRVMEGAGEDTYLGSLVAKARVHGFQGNGLGNVDAIMACAKHFAAYGAAIGGRDYNSVDMSLRQLNETYLPPFKAAVEANVATFMNSFNDINGIPATANKYIQRDILKGQWNFKGFVVSDWGSIGEMIAHGYAKDSYDAAMKAINAGSDMDMESRCYRNNLKQLVQDGKVDISVIDEAVKRILVKKFELGLFDDPYRFCNAAREKKQTNNPENRAFAREIGKKSIVLLKNEPLSNGKTLLPLSKQTKTVALIGPLFKATKANHGFWSIAFPDDSTRIISQYQGIKNQLDKSSSIVYAKGCNINDNDKTGFAEAINAAKSADVVIMSLGEAADMSGEAKSKSNLQLPGVQEELLKEIYKTGKPVVLLLNAGRPLIFNWASDNIPSILYTWWLGTEAGNAIADVLFGDYNPAGKLPISFPRTEGQIPIYYNHFNTGRPAKDENDKNYVSAYIDLQNSPKYPFGYGLSYTKFDISNLKLSSDKLSSGNKLTVTVDIANTGNYDGEEVVQLYVRDLVGSVVRPVKELKGFQKLMLKKGETKQLTFTLTPEDLKFFNNEIQYINEAGDYELFVGNSSDASLKANFKLTL, translated from the coding sequence ATGAAAAAAACAATTCCTCTTTTAATTCTCACATTTATCTGCTTAAGCATTTCCGGACAAAAGAAAGCTAATCCGGAACTACAAGCCGATGCGCTTATCCGACAAATGACGCTCGACGAAAAGATAGGTCAACTAAATCAATACTCCAGCGATTGGGAAAGTACCGGAAAAATAACCGCCGAAGGAGACAAAGAAACTCAAATCCGACAAGGTAAAGTAGGTTCCATGCTTAATGTCACCGGCGTTGACAAAACAAGGAAGTTACAAGAACTTGCCATGCAATCCCGTTTGCATATTCCAATGATTTTCGGATTAGACGTTATTCATGGTTTCCGCACAACCTTTCCGATTCCGCTTGGCGAAACAGCATCCTGGGATTTGGCACTGATCGAAAAATCGGCACGTATTGCCGCCACCGAAGCGTCCGCCTATGGCGTTCAATGGACATTTGCACCCATGGTAGACATTGCACGCGACCCTCGCTGGGGACGCGTTATGGAAGGAGCCGGTGAAGATACTTACCTGGGTAGTTTGGTTGCAAAAGCACGTGTACACGGTTTTCAGGGAAATGGATTGGGTAATGTGGATGCCATAATGGCTTGTGCCAAACACTTTGCTGCCTATGGAGCTGCTATCGGCGGACGCGATTACAACTCGGTGGATATGAGCTTACGCCAATTAAACGAAACCTACCTGCCACCTTTCAAAGCAGCTGTTGAAGCAAACGTGGCAACATTCATGAACTCATTCAACGACATCAACGGAATACCCGCCACTGCCAATAAATACATTCAACGAGACATATTAAAAGGACAATGGAACTTTAAAGGCTTCGTCGTGAGTGACTGGGGAAGCATTGGTGAGATGATAGCTCACGGTTATGCCAAAGACAGCTACGATGCAGCCATGAAAGCCATTAATGCCGGCTCGGATATGGACATGGAAAGTCGCTGTTACCGCAACAATCTGAAACAATTGGTTCAGGATGGCAAAGTTGATATTTCAGTAATTGATGAAGCCGTTAAGCGTATTCTTGTCAAGAAGTTTGAACTTGGATTATTCGACGATCCGTATCGCTTTTGTAATGCAGCAAGGGAAAAGAAACAAACCAATAACCCTGAAAACAGAGCGTTTGCACGTGAAATAGGAAAGAAGAGTATTGTACTGCTTAAAAACGAACCACTGAGTAATGGCAAAACTTTGTTACCTCTATCCAAACAAACCAAGACAGTAGCATTAATAGGTCCATTGTTCAAAGCCACAAAGGCTAATCATGGATTTTGGTCTATCGCTTTTCCTGACGATTCTACCCGGATTATATCACAATATCAGGGCATCAAGAATCAGTTGGACAAAAGTTCCAGCATTGTATATGCTAAAGGTTGTAATATCAATGATAACGACAAAACCGGTTTTGCAGAAGCAATAAATGCTGCTAAATCGGCTGACGTGGTTATTATGTCGTTGGGCGAAGCGGCCGATATGAGTGGTGAAGCAAAAAGCAAAAGTAACCTGCAGCTTCCCGGTGTTCAGGAGGAGTTGTTGAAAGAAATTTATAAAACAGGTAAGCCGGTTGTTTTATTGCTCAATGCCGGTCGACCTTTAATTTTCAATTGGGCTTCAGATAATATTCCGTCTATTCTGTACACATGGTGGTTGGGAACCGAAGCCGGAAATGCTATTGCCGATGTACTTTTCGGCGACTATAATCCTGCCGGTAAATTGCCAATTTCGTTTCCTCGCACCGAAGGTCAAATTCCGATTTACTACAATCACTTCAACACCGGACGGCCTGCAAAGGATGAAAACGACAAAAATTATGTGTCAGCTTATATCGATTTACAAAACAGTCCCAAATATCCGTTTGGTTATGGACTTAGTTACACTAAATTCGACATCAGCAACCTGAAATTATCATCCGATAAATTAAGTAGTGGAAATAAACTGACTGTTACGGTAGATATTGCCAATACAGGAAATTATGATGGCGAAGAAGTTGTACAATTGTATGTCCGCGACTTGGTCGGGAGTGTAGTTCGTCCGGTGAAAGAACTCAAAGGTTTTCAAAAGCTAATGCTGAAAAAAGGAGAAACCAAGCAGCTCACTTTCACTCTCACCCCGGAAGATTTGAAATTTTTCAATAACGAAATTCAATACATCAACGAGGCCGGCGATTATGAACTGTTCGTTGGGAATTCTTCCGATGCAAGTTTAAAAGCAAACTTTAAACTAACCCTATGA
- a CDS encoding glucoamylase family protein — translation MKKVIIFLSIGLLLFTACKTDDPGTVTPPTRKLQITSVQLNNAILTNNSELYGVSFSKAPIVKIVFNDSINLNKFNPSAVTFSGEIGTNFSPSRGSDNKTLLLTSSILPKALTEYSFTINSGDNLGGQISTPFSARFVTELDSTPKFPVISDDSLLTLVQKKTFDYFWSYAHPTSGLARERLGSSETVTTGGSGFGIMTIPVAIQRGFITRAQGLERMNQIVNFLSLSTTDKFHGAFPHWLNGSTGKVIPFSTKDDGADLVETAFLMQGLLTVQSYFKDGNTAEKALCTKIETLWENVEWTWFQQNGQQKLYWHWSPNYAWDMNMPISGWNEGLIVYVLAASSPTHAISKSVYDTGFARNGAMKNGKTFYGVTLPLGEDNGGPLFFAHYSFLGLNPTHLSDAYANYWTQNTAHAKINYNYCVANPKGYYGYSANCWGLTASDIQNGYTASSPNNDVDVIATTAALASFPYTPTESMRALHFLYYTLGDKIWGNYGFKDAFNMNTRWFADSYLAIDQGPIVVMIENYRTGLLWNLFMQNTNVQAGLTKLGFSY, via the coding sequence ATGAAAAAAGTCATTATCTTTCTGTCTATCGGATTACTCCTTTTTACAGCCTGTAAAACCGACGACCCGGGCACAGTAACTCCTCCAACCCGCAAGTTGCAAATTACAAGTGTGCAACTGAACAATGCCATACTGACAAATAATTCGGAACTTTACGGTGTCAGTTTCTCAAAAGCACCAATTGTAAAGATCGTTTTTAATGACTCAATCAATCTGAATAAGTTCAACCCCTCTGCAGTTACATTTAGCGGCGAAATTGGGACAAACTTTAGTCCCTCCAGGGGATCGGACAATAAAACATTACTTCTTACCAGTTCAATATTGCCAAAAGCATTGACCGAATACAGCTTTACCATCAATTCCGGCGATAACTTAGGCGGACAAATCTCAACTCCTTTTTCCGCTAGATTCGTTACCGAATTGGATTCTACTCCTAAATTTCCGGTTATTTCCGATGACAGCTTACTCACTTTAGTGCAGAAAAAAACATTTGATTATTTCTGGAGTTATGCTCACCCTACTTCCGGCCTTGCACGCGAACGACTTGGTTCAAGTGAAACCGTGACAACCGGTGGTTCCGGCTTTGGCATTATGACTATTCCTGTAGCTATCCAACGTGGATTTATTACACGGGCTCAGGGCTTGGAACGCATGAATCAAATTGTAAACTTCCTCAGCCTTTCCACTACCGACAAGTTTCACGGCGCTTTTCCACACTGGCTGAATGGTTCAACGGGCAAAGTAATACCTTTCAGTACCAAAGACGACGGTGCCGATCTGGTCGAAACCGCTTTTCTGATGCAGGGATTATTAACCGTTCAATCCTATTTCAAAGATGGAAATACCGCTGAGAAAGCACTCTGTACCAAAATTGAAACCCTTTGGGAGAATGTAGAATGGACCTGGTTTCAGCAAAATGGACAACAAAAGCTTTATTGGCATTGGTCGCCTAATTATGCCTGGGATATGAATATGCCTATATCCGGATGGAATGAAGGTTTGATTGTGTATGTACTGGCAGCCTCCTCTCCTACTCATGCCATTAGTAAATCTGTTTACGATACAGGATTTGCCCGCAATGGAGCCATGAAAAATGGTAAAACATTTTACGGAGTAACTTTGCCACTTGGCGAAGACAATGGAGGTCCGTTGTTCTTTGCACATTATTCTTTCCTGGGTTTAAATCCCACTCATTTATCGGATGCCTATGCCAACTACTGGACGCAAAACACGGCTCATGCAAAAATCAATTACAACTATTGCGTAGCCAACCCGAAAGGGTATTATGGCTACAGTGCCAATTGCTGGGGACTTACTGCCAGTGACATTCAAAACGGCTATACTGCTTCATCACCCAACAACGACGTAGATGTCATTGCCACTACCGCCGCTTTAGCATCCTTTCCATACACCCCTACCGAGAGTATGCGCGCTTTGCATTTTCTCTATTATACGTTGGGTGATAAAATCTGGGGAAACTATGGATTTAAAGATGCATTTAATATGAATACACGTTGGTTTGCCGATTCTTATTTAGCCATCGACCAAGGGCCAATCGTGGTCATGATAGAAAATTATCGTACCGGATTGCTTTGGAATTTATTTATGCAGAATACAAATGTGCAAGCAGGATTAACCAAGCTTGGATTTAGCTATTGA
- a CDS encoding acyltransferase family protein: MIPQKNSYFNSLTGFRFLAASLVFVFHNRKYWRHDIHHELLRLINEFHIGVALFFVLSGFLIAYSYYDEPLQSIKSYSRYMLLRIVRIMPIYWIILTAYYLDPAFGKYHFRFDTYTLLHAFSSKTNLYGIAQAWSLNVEMTFYLLAPLLCFALRKNLKYILFGLAFLFGGTVLIGNLWHQLNGNTTQYFYPIEFVVNSTFAGRSVQFLGGMLLAPLLRNNRLDLLNRFTRKTLTGFVLIVVTTYVIGLFQKNIYACGTDTAAGMLLHTFILPIGIVLAIAGLMTEKTWLQRIFASRLFVLLGNASFAFYLIHISYVNLKICKLILLPDRNFILLWVVSVLIYLLVEKPVYDRLRRWIIGKPKPTLLNLESGQ; the protein is encoded by the coding sequence ATGATACCACAAAAGAATTCGTATTTTAATTCGCTTACCGGATTTCGATTTTTAGCAGCCTCTCTGGTTTTCGTATTTCATAACCGCAAGTACTGGCGACACGACATACACCACGAATTATTACGCCTTATTAATGAGTTCCATATTGGAGTTGCTTTATTTTTTGTGCTCAGTGGGTTCCTTATTGCATATTCCTATTACGATGAACCATTGCAGTCGATCAAAAGTTACTCACGCTATATGCTTCTCCGCATTGTACGCATTATGCCCATATACTGGATTATTTTGACGGCTTATTATCTGGATCCTGCCTTTGGAAAATATCATTTCAGGTTCGATACTTACACGCTGCTACATGCTTTTTCAAGCAAGACGAATCTCTATGGTATAGCGCAGGCTTGGTCGCTGAATGTCGAAATGACTTTTTATCTGTTAGCTCCGTTGTTGTGTTTTGCTCTACGGAAAAATCTGAAGTATATCTTGTTTGGGCTGGCTTTTTTGTTTGGAGGAACTGTTTTGATTGGTAATCTGTGGCATCAACTGAATGGCAATACTACACAATACTTTTACCCTATTGAATTTGTTGTTAACAGTACTTTTGCAGGGAGGAGTGTTCAGTTTCTTGGCGGGATGCTGCTGGCTCCGCTACTCAGGAATAACCGTCTCGACTTGTTGAACAGATTTACCCGGAAAACATTGACTGGATTTGTACTTATCGTAGTTACGACTTATGTTATCGGGCTGTTTCAGAAAAACATATATGCTTGTGGCACTGATACCGCTGCCGGTATGCTGCTGCATACATTTATTTTGCCCATCGGTATAGTCTTGGCCATTGCGGGACTTATGACAGAGAAAACGTGGTTGCAACGGATTTTTGCCAGCAGGTTGTTTGTCTTGTTGGGAAATGCTTCTTTTGCATTTTACCTGATACATATAAGCTACGTCAATCTTAAAATTTGTAAGCTTATCCTTTTGCCCGACCGAAATTTTATACTGCTTTGGGTAGTGTCTGTTCTGATATATCTCCTTGTCGAAAAACCAGTTTACGACAGATTGAGAAGATGGATTATCGGTAAACCGAAACCTACTTTATTAAATCTTGAATCGGGTCAATAG
- a CDS encoding SusC/RagA family TonB-linked outer membrane protein, producing MMLSVSMYTFAQNKHVIKGVVTDTKQEPLIGATVMVKGNSSLVTVTDINGQFTLSVPDQNQTLVISYIGMTQQLVPITPKSQNLKIELSEDKLQLDEVVVVGYGTMKKSDVTGSVAKIGSADLKNLSTSDAAVALQGKAAGVQVLLNSGAPGKGADIRVRGMSSNSANNGPLLIVDGLKVDNIQYLDPEMIESMEILKDAASAAIYGAQAGNGVVLITTKSGSKSKNGTVFYNAQWQNKSLARKLDVMNADQYIAYGKEVGFITDAVLKNSGYVPGTDVNWANEVFTPTWTSRHTLGFQGGNDSGSYFVAINNVNENGIFKGDKDVYKRLSLQTNGEYKIKPWLTVGVNNSIEKWSTKSVSQQSDNGSALLAAVTSDPLFGPLVTDPATQLTVAQKTAIANGVAVLKNEDGLYYRVSPISGESQSSNPFIQRDRTDGSSDGINIRGLAYLNFNPIKGLVYTSRFGYRISQGNSHSYSAPFVANDFVKSSVYNIQANANTSYYYQFENFINYNKTIADKHEVGAMAGMSWEANHSDNVSVTSEGADILKGYDPNFRYINYLLANAQKTVGNAPGDSKNMSYFGRLTYTFDKRYSIQGNFRADAFDASKLPKAARWGYFPSVSAGWTLSNESFIKDNISEKILSSLKLRAGWGRNGNISVLNGYPYATIINKNSNWYQYDQTGAQTYGSVTNGLPNPDLTWETSEQIDLGLEGRMFNGRLSFELGYYKKETKGLLVTVTPVVETGVGSTVKNAGNVDNKGFELVLGWKDKIGDLTYSVNANMSTLNNKLTYLDPSIKQINGTTLQGSSIVTECKVGEPLWYFKGYKFDKFDANGLATFKDVNGDGKWDSNDVTNIGSGLPTFNYGITINLGYKGFDLLVFGTGAAGFDIIPQAWRVDRKYCNNYSWYYENSWTPQNTNAKFPAVKNWTKDAYSSDLAVFKGDYFKIKQIQLGYTIPSKITKKFFISNLRVFGSLDNFFTFTKYFGLDPETASANNSSSLGIDMGTYPTAKQATFGVNLSF from the coding sequence ATGATGTTATCCGTGAGCATGTACACATTTGCTCAAAACAAACATGTAATAAAAGGTGTCGTTACAGACACAAAACAAGAACCTTTGATTGGAGCCACAGTCATGGTCAAAGGAAATTCCTCACTGGTAACTGTGACAGATATAAATGGTCAATTTACCCTTTCCGTACCAGATCAAAATCAAACTTTGGTAATTTCTTACATTGGGATGACACAACAACTTGTTCCCATAACCCCTAAGAGTCAGAATCTGAAGATTGAATTATCTGAAGACAAATTACAATTGGATGAAGTTGTTGTTGTAGGTTATGGCACCATGAAAAAGAGCGATGTAACTGGTTCTGTGGCTAAAATTGGTAGTGCAGACTTGAAAAATCTCTCCACATCAGATGCTGCTGTTGCTCTTCAGGGAAAGGCAGCCGGTGTTCAAGTATTATTAAACTCTGGTGCTCCCGGTAAGGGTGCTGACATCCGCGTTCGTGGTATGTCTTCAAACTCTGCTAATAACGGTCCATTGTTGATTGTTGACGGTTTGAAAGTGGATAATATCCAATACCTCGACCCTGAAATGATCGAATCGATGGAAATCTTGAAAGATGCTGCTTCTGCTGCTATCTATGGTGCTCAAGCTGGTAACGGTGTTGTGCTCATCACAACCAAGAGCGGTTCTAAATCAAAAAACGGAACTGTATTCTACAATGCGCAATGGCAGAACAAATCCCTAGCTCGCAAGTTGGATGTTATGAATGCTGACCAATATATTGCTTATGGTAAAGAAGTGGGTTTCATTACAGATGCCGTGTTAAAAAACTCCGGATATGTTCCTGGTACTGATGTTAATTGGGCTAATGAAGTATTTACACCTACATGGACCTCTCGTCACACGCTCGGTTTCCAGGGTGGTAATGATAGTGGCTCTTATTTTGTAGCGATAAATAATGTTAATGAAAACGGTATCTTCAAAGGTGACAAGGATGTTTACAAGAGACTTTCTCTTCAGACAAACGGTGAATACAAAATCAAACCTTGGCTTACTGTTGGTGTCAACAACTCTATTGAAAAATGGAGTACAAAGTCTGTTTCTCAACAAAGTGATAACGGTTCGGCGCTCTTAGCAGCAGTTACTTCCGATCCACTTTTCGGTCCTTTGGTTACAGATCCAGCAACTCAATTGACAGTAGCACAGAAAACTGCTATCGCAAATGGTGTTGCTGTTTTAAAAAATGAAGATGGTTTATATTACAGAGTTTCTCCTATAAGCGGTGAATCACAATCATCTAACCCATTTATTCAAAGAGATAGAACTGATGGTTCCAGCGATGGTATTAATATTCGCGGACTTGCTTATTTGAACTTTAACCCAATCAAAGGATTAGTTTACACTTCACGTTTTGGTTATCGCATTTCACAGGGCAACTCTCACAGTTATTCGGCCCCATTTGTGGCTAATGATTTTGTAAAAAGCTCTGTTTATAATATCCAAGCAAATGCAAACACTTCTTACTACTATCAGTTTGAAAACTTCATCAACTATAACAAGACAATTGCAGACAAACACGAAGTTGGTGCAATGGCTGGTATGTCCTGGGAAGCAAATCACTCAGACAATGTTTCTGTAACATCAGAAGGTGCTGATATTCTTAAGGGATACGATCCAAATTTCCGTTATATCAACTATTTGTTAGCTAATGCCCAAAAAACTGTAGGCAATGCTCCTGGCGATTCTAAAAACATGTCTTATTTTGGTCGTTTAACATATACCTTTGATAAACGCTATAGCATTCAGGGAAACTTCCGTGCCGACGCATTTGATGCTTCGAAACTTCCAAAAGCAGCTCGTTGGGGTTATTTCCCGTCAGTATCAGCAGGCTGGACGCTTAGTAATGAGTCTTTCATAAAAGACAATATTAGCGAAAAAATTCTTTCATCCCTGAAACTTCGTGCAGGTTGGGGACGCAACGGTAACATCAGCGTTCTCAATGGTTATCCTTATGCAACAATTATAAACAAAAACTCCAACTGGTATCAATATGACCAAACTGGTGCTCAAACTTATGGTTCTGTTACAAACGGGCTTCCTAATCCAGATCTTACTTGGGAAACGTCTGAACAGATTGACCTTGGTCTTGAAGGTCGCATGTTCAATGGAAGACTTTCTTTCGAATTGGGCTATTACAAGAAAGAAACTAAGGGTCTTCTCGTAACTGTTACTCCAGTTGTTGAAACTGGTGTTGGCTCAACTGTGAAAAACGCTGGTAACGTAGATAACAAAGGTTTCGAACTGGTATTAGGTTGGAAAGACAAAATTGGTGATTTAACTTACTCGGTTAATGCCAACATGTCAACGCTTAACAACAAACTTACTTATCTTGACCCAAGTATTAAACAAATTAACGGTACTACTCTTCAAGGATCTAGTATTGTCACAGAATGTAAAGTAGGCGAACCTCTCTGGTATTTCAAGGGTTATAAGTTTGACAAATTTGATGCAAATGGCCTTGCAACCTTTAAAGATGTAAACGGTGACGGCAAATGGGATTCAAACGATGTTACAAATATCGGCTCAGGACTTCCAACATTTAATTACGGTATTACTATCAATCTTGGATACAAAGGTTTTGATTTATTGGTTTTTGGAACAGGTGCAGCTGGATTTGACATTATACCTCAAGCGTGGCGTGTAGACCGTAAGTATTGCAACAACTACTCATGGTACTACGAAAACTCATGGACTCCCCAAAATACTAATGCAAAGTTTCCTGCAGTTAAGAATTGGACAAAAGATGCATACAGCTCTGACCTTGCAGTATTTAAGGGTGATTATTTCAAGATCAAACAGATTCAGTTAGGATACACTATTCCTAGCAAAATCACAAAGAAGTTTTTTATCAGCAATCTCAGAGTATTTGGGTCTCTTGATAACTTCTTCACATTCACCAAATACTTCGGTCTTGATCCAGAAACTGCTTCTGCCAATAACTCAAGCTCTCTTGGTATTGATATGGGTACATACCCAACTGCAAAACAAGCTACTTTTGGTGTTAACCTTTCATTTTAA